The proteins below come from a single Balaenoptera musculus isolate JJ_BM4_2016_0621 chromosome 1, mBalMus1.pri.v3, whole genome shotgun sequence genomic window:
- the TTLL10 gene encoding inactive polyglycylase TTLL10 isoform X4: protein MPTPDGQSLQARQSPQRREPPTRGSPNPGRWAAPLPGQGGPDCVPSSRARTTGCPKGPQRGGGRVFPEMPPPQCPSSRTHFLHRWGPPPRTQVGTKRGKRSRMAGVRRSRPRAAGWAHERSMGSHREEGLLQELSQLDQDAELDDADTARPRAALLEKHPLEGEKQPPGTGQGPFFYIGGTNGASVISSYCKSKGWQRIQDSRREDYKLKWCEVKCRDTYRSFREGRGGAGLSGRPSTRACAVARCPGSVAPGEQLLYQLPNNQLLTTKIGLLSALREHARVLSKTSKPAPCAQAKSGKDTTPAPEELMWSSPGRLGPQRVLKMEDFFPETYRLDIRDEREAFFTLFDGERPLDARPSGDTGAGLDQETQMWICKPTASNQGKGIFLLRNQEEVAALQAKTQSIEDDPTYRKMPFRAPQARVVQRYIQNPLLLDGKKFDVRSYLLIACAMPYMVFFGHGYARLTLGLYDPHSSDLGGHLTNQFMQKKSPLYLLLKDDTVWSMEHLNRYINDKFREAKRLPRDWVFTTFTNIVTSAERNSVPTALASPWQPLIHFLSPCISLFWTFHVNGITQYVGFPGFFH from the exons ATGCCGACGCCAGATGGACAGTCCCTGCAGGCCCGACAGTCACCACAGAGACGGGAGCCACCCACAAGAGGAAGCCCAAATCCAGGACGCTGGGCGGCACCCCTCCCCGGGCAGGGCGGGCCTGACTGTGTGCCCAGTTCAAGGGCTAGGACCACGGGCTGCCCGAAGGGCCCGCAGAGGGGTGGGGGCCGCGTCTTCCCAGAGATGCCCCCGCCCCAGTGCCCCAGCAGCCGCACCCACTTCCTCCACCGCTGGGGACCGCCTCCTCGGACCCAGGTTGGCACAAAGAGAGGCAAGCGGTCAAGGATGGCAGGGGTCCGGCGGAGCCGCCCCCGGGCAGCAG GCTGGGCCCATGAGAGATCAATGGGGAGCCACCGAGAGGAGGGGCTCCTACAGGAGCTAAGCCAGCTGGACCAAGATGCAG AGCTGGACGATGCTGACACCGCCAGGCCCCGGGCTGCCCTCCTGGAGAAGCACCCGCTGGAGGGGGAGAAGCAGCCGCCCGGCACCGGGCAGGGCCCCTTCTTCTACATCGGAGGCACCAACGGGGCCTCAGT AATCAGCTCCTATTGCAAAAGCAAGGGCTGGCAGCGCATCCAGGACAGCCGGCGGGAAGACTACAAGCTCAAGTGGTGCGAGGTCAAGTGCAGGGACACCTACCGCAGCTTCCGGGAAGGtaggggcggggccgggctcAGCGGGCGGCCCTCCACGCGCGCATGCGCGGTCGCACGCTGCCCGGGCTCTGTCGCGCCAGGCGAGCAGCTGCTGTACCAGCTCCCCAACAACCAGCTCCTCACCACCAAGATCGGGCTTCTCAGCGCCCTGAGGGAGCACGCGCGGGTCCTCAGCAAGACCAGCAAGCCGGCCCCCTGCGCGCAGGCCAA ATCTGGAAAGGACACGACACCCGCCCCAGAAGAGCTCATGTGGAGCAGCCCAGGACGCCTTGGGCCACAGAG GGTCCTGAAAATGGAAGACTTTTTCCCAGAGACCTACCGTCTGGACATCAGGGATGAGAGAGAGGCTTTCTTCACCCTCTTTGATGGTGAGAGGCCCCTGGACGCCAGGCCCTCTGGGGACACCGGTGCAGGGCTGGACCAAG AAACCCAGATGTGGATCTGCAAGCCCACCGCCTCCAACCAGGGCAAAGGCATCTTTCTGCTCCGGAACCAGGAGGAAGTCGCCGCCCTCCAAGCCAAGACCCAGAGCATCGAGGACGACCCCACCTACCGCAAGATGCCCTTCCGGGCGCCTCAGGCGCGGGTCGTGCAGAG GTACATCCAGAACCCACTGCTGCTGGACGGAAAGAAGTTCGACGTGCGCTCCTACCTGCTCATCGCCTGTGCCATGCCCTACATGGTCTTCTTCGGCCACGGCTACGCTCGCCTCACCCTCGGCCTTTACGATCCCCATTCCAGCGACCTCGGTGGCCATTTAACCAACCAG TTCATGCAGAAGAAGAGCCCCTTGTACCTGCTGCTCAAGGACGACACGGTATGGAGCATGGAGCACCTTAACCGCTACATCAACGACAAGTTCCGCGAGGCCAAGCGCCTCCCCCGGGACTGGGTCTTCACCACCTTCACG aacattgtCACCTCCGCAGAAAGGAACTCGGTACCCACTGCCCttgccagcccctggcaaccactaatccacttcCTGTCCCCATGCATttccctgttctggacatttcatgtcaATGGGATCACACAATATGTGGGttttcctggcttctttcactga
- the TNFRSF18 gene encoding tumor necrosis factor receptor superfamily member 18 translates to MGARVARVALCGVALLCALGLAQSPPGGLSCGPGLHLHGTGTSARCCRSCTTAEGVCSELGCQCVQPEFHCGDPQCKSCKYYSCPPGQWARPVGQFNFGFECIDCTAGTFSGGREGRCKPWANCSKLGFPTAFPGNKTHDAVCSPGLPPTEPHGLLTAILLALAACILAVTVTQLSLHIWQLRRQRARPPETQLLLEAPPPPPEDACSCPFPEEERGEPLSENKGRLEDLWV, encoded by the exons ATGGGGGCGAGGGTCGCGCGCGTAGCCCTGTGCGGCGTCGCGCTGCTCTGCGCGCTGGGCCTGGCCCAGAGCCCCCCCGGGGGTCTGAGCTGCGGCCCCGGCCTCCATCTGCATGGGACGGGGACCAGCGCGCGCTGCTGCCGCTCGTGCACCACAG CTGAGGGGGTCTGTTCTGAGCTGGGCTGCCAGTGTGTCCAACCTGAGTTCCACTGTGGAGACCCCCAGTGTAAGAGCTGCAAGTACTACTCCTGTCCGCCTGGCCAGTGGGCGCGGCCTGTAG GGCAGTTCAACTTCGGCTTCGAGTGCATCGACTGTACTGCGGGGACCTTCTCTGGGGGCCGCGAGGGCCGCTGCAAACCTTGGGCAAA CTGCTCCAAGCTTGGGTTTCCCACCGCGTTCCCCGGGAACAAGACGCACGATGCCGTGTGCAGCCCAGGGCTGCCGCCCACGGAGCCGCACGGCCTGCTGACCGCCATCCTCCTCGCCCTGGCCGCCTGCATCCTGGCCGTGACCGTGACCCAGCTCAGCCTGCACATCTGGCAGCTGAGGAGGCAGAGAGCGCGGCCCCCAG AGACGCAGCTGCTCCTAGAGGCCCCGCCACCCCCGCCCGAGGACGCCTGCAGCTGCCCGTTCCCTGAGGAGGAGCGGGGCGAGCCGCTGTCGGAGAACAAGGGCCGCCTGGAGGACCTGTGGGTGTGA
- the TTLL10 gene encoding inactive polyglycylase TTLL10 isoform X3 — MGSHREEGLLQELSQLDQDAELDDADTARPRAALLEKHPLEGEKQPPGTGQGPFFYIGGTNGASVISSYCKSKGWQRIQDSRREDYKLKWCEVKCRDTYRSFREGEQLLYQLPNNQLLTTKIGLLSALREHARVLSKTSKPAPCAQAKSGKDTTPAPEELMWSSPGRLGPQRVLKMEDFFPETYRLDIRDEREAFFTLFDETQMWICKPTASNQGKGIFLLRNQEEVAALQAKTQSIEDDPTYRKMPFRAPQARVVQRYIQNPLLLDGKKFDVRSYLLIACAMPYMVFFGHGYARLTLGLYDPHSSDLGGHLTNQFMQKKSPLYLLLKDDTVWSMEHLNRYINDKFREAKRLPRDWVFTTFTKRMQQILAHCFLSVKSKLKCKLGYFDLIGCDFLIDENFKVWLLEMNSNPALHTSCEVLREVIPGVVMETLDLALETFQKSLRSQKMLPLLSQRRFVLLHNGEADLWPRLGGSRSVPRPPSPPPRPACDAAPAAPPALRAAGRPGARRPAPRRGPSGAPGRPSSAQRRPRPPTPGPDGAQRGDPEAPGGGRPRVGGGEPAREPSPGSAEEERKNAGHRGS, encoded by the exons ATGGGGAGCCACCGAGAGGAGGGGCTCCTACAGGAGCTAAGCCAGCTGGACCAAGATGCAG AGCTGGACGATGCTGACACCGCCAGGCCCCGGGCTGCCCTCCTGGAGAAGCACCCGCTGGAGGGGGAGAAGCAGCCGCCCGGCACCGGGCAGGGCCCCTTCTTCTACATCGGAGGCACCAACGGGGCCTCAGT AATCAGCTCCTATTGCAAAAGCAAGGGCTGGCAGCGCATCCAGGACAGCCGGCGGGAAGACTACAAGCTCAAGTGGTGCGAGGTCAAGTGCAGGGACACCTACCGCAGCTTCCGGGAAG GCGAGCAGCTGCTGTACCAGCTCCCCAACAACCAGCTCCTCACCACCAAGATCGGGCTTCTCAGCGCCCTGAGGGAGCACGCGCGGGTCCTCAGCAAGACCAGCAAGCCGGCCCCCTGCGCGCAGGCCAA ATCTGGAAAGGACACGACACCCGCCCCAGAAGAGCTCATGTGGAGCAGCCCAGGACGCCTTGGGCCACAGAG GGTCCTGAAAATGGAAGACTTTTTCCCAGAGACCTACCGTCTGGACATCAGGGATGAGAGAGAGGCTTTCTTCACCCTCTTTGATG AAACCCAGATGTGGATCTGCAAGCCCACCGCCTCCAACCAGGGCAAAGGCATCTTTCTGCTCCGGAACCAGGAGGAAGTCGCCGCCCTCCAAGCCAAGACCCAGAGCATCGAGGACGACCCCACCTACCGCAAGATGCCCTTCCGGGCGCCTCAGGCGCGGGTCGTGCAGAG GTACATCCAGAACCCACTGCTGCTGGACGGAAAGAAGTTCGACGTGCGCTCCTACCTGCTCATCGCCTGTGCCATGCCCTACATGGTCTTCTTCGGCCACGGCTACGCTCGCCTCACCCTCGGCCTTTACGATCCCCATTCCAGCGACCTCGGTGGCCATTTAACCAACCAG TTCATGCAGAAGAAGAGCCCCTTGTACCTGCTGCTCAAGGACGACACGGTATGGAGCATGGAGCACCTTAACCGCTACATCAACGACAAGTTCCGCGAGGCCAAGCGCCTCCCCCGGGACTGGGTCTTCACCACCTTCACG aAGCGGATGCAGCAGATCCTGGCCCACTGCTTCCTGTCTGTCAAATCCAAGCTCAAGTGCAAGCTGGGCTACTTTGACCTCATTGGCTGTGACTTCTTGATCGATGAAAACTTCAAG GTGTGGCTGCTGGAGATGAACTCCAACCCTGCCCTGCACACCAGCTGTGAAGTCCTGAGAGAGGTGATTCCAGGCGTGGTCATGGAGACCCTGG ACCTGGCACTCGAGACCTTCCAGAAGAGCCTGCGCAGCCAGAAGATGCTGCCGCTGCTGTCCCAGCGCCGCTTCGTGCTCCTGCACAACGGCGAGGCAGACCTGTGGCCGCGCCTGGGGGGCTCCCGCAGCGTCCCCCGCCCGCCGTCGCCGCCGCCCCGGCCCGCCTGCGACGCCGCGCCCGCCGCGCCCCCCGCTCTCCGCGCCGCCGGCAGGCCGGGCGCGCGCAGGCCCGCGCCGCGCCGGGGCCCCAGCGGCGCGCCCGGGCGGCCCTCCTCCGCACAGCGGCGCCCCCGGCCTCCGACCCCCGGCCCCGACGGCGCCCAGCGCGGGGACCCCGAGGCCCCGGGCGGCGGGCGGCCGCGAGTGGGCGGCGGGGAGCCGGCGCGGGAGCCTTCCCCGGGGTCGGCGGAGGAGGAGCGCAAGAACGCGGGCCACCGCGGCTCCTAG
- the TTLL10 gene encoding inactive polyglycylase TTLL10 isoform X2, with protein sequence MPTPDGQSLQARQSPQRREPPTRGSPNPGRWAAPLPGQGGPDCVPSSRARTTGCPKGPQRGGGRVFPEMPPPQCPSSRTHFLHRWGPPPRTQVGTKRGKRSRMAGVRRSRPRAAELDDADTARPRAALLEKHPLEGEKQPPGTGQGPFFYIGGTNGASVISSYCKSKGWQRIQDSRREDYKLKWCEVKCRDTYRSFREGEQLLYQLPNNQLLTTKIGLLSALREHARVLSKTSKPAPCAQAKSGKDTTPAPEELMWSSPGRLGPQRVLKMEDFFPETYRLDIRDEREAFFTLFDETQMWICKPTASNQGKGIFLLRNQEEVAALQAKTQSIEDDPTYRKMPFRAPQARVVQRYIQNPLLLDGKKFDVRSYLLIACAMPYMVFFGHGYARLTLGLYDPHSSDLGGHLTNQFMQKKSPLYLLLKDDTVWSMEHLNRYINDKFREAKRLPRDWVFTTFTKRMQQILAHCFLSVKSKLKCKLGYFDLIGCDFLIDENFKVWLLEMNSNPALHTSCEVLREVIPGVVMETLDLALETFQKSLRSQKMLPLLSQRRFVLLHNGEADLWPRLGGSRSVPRPPSPPPRPACDAAPAAPPALRAAGRPGARRPAPRRGPSGAPGRPSSAQRRPRPPTPGPDGAQRGDPEAPGGGRPRVGGGEPAREPSPGSAEEERKNAGHRGS encoded by the exons ATGCCGACGCCAGATGGACAGTCCCTGCAGGCCCGACAGTCACCACAGAGACGGGAGCCACCCACAAGAGGAAGCCCAAATCCAGGACGCTGGGCGGCACCCCTCCCCGGGCAGGGCGGGCCTGACTGTGTGCCCAGTTCAAGGGCTAGGACCACGGGCTGCCCGAAGGGCCCGCAGAGGGGTGGGGGCCGCGTCTTCCCAGAGATGCCCCCGCCCCAGTGCCCCAGCAGCCGCACCCACTTCCTCCACCGCTGGGGACCGCCTCCTCGGACCCAGGTTGGCACAAAGAGAGGCAAGCGGTCAAGGATGGCAGGGGTCCGGCGGAGCCGCCCCCGGGCAGCAG AGCTGGACGATGCTGACACCGCCAGGCCCCGGGCTGCCCTCCTGGAGAAGCACCCGCTGGAGGGGGAGAAGCAGCCGCCCGGCACCGGGCAGGGCCCCTTCTTCTACATCGGAGGCACCAACGGGGCCTCAGT AATCAGCTCCTATTGCAAAAGCAAGGGCTGGCAGCGCATCCAGGACAGCCGGCGGGAAGACTACAAGCTCAAGTGGTGCGAGGTCAAGTGCAGGGACACCTACCGCAGCTTCCGGGAAG GCGAGCAGCTGCTGTACCAGCTCCCCAACAACCAGCTCCTCACCACCAAGATCGGGCTTCTCAGCGCCCTGAGGGAGCACGCGCGGGTCCTCAGCAAGACCAGCAAGCCGGCCCCCTGCGCGCAGGCCAA ATCTGGAAAGGACACGACACCCGCCCCAGAAGAGCTCATGTGGAGCAGCCCAGGACGCCTTGGGCCACAGAG GGTCCTGAAAATGGAAGACTTTTTCCCAGAGACCTACCGTCTGGACATCAGGGATGAGAGAGAGGCTTTCTTCACCCTCTTTGATG AAACCCAGATGTGGATCTGCAAGCCCACCGCCTCCAACCAGGGCAAAGGCATCTTTCTGCTCCGGAACCAGGAGGAAGTCGCCGCCCTCCAAGCCAAGACCCAGAGCATCGAGGACGACCCCACCTACCGCAAGATGCCCTTCCGGGCGCCTCAGGCGCGGGTCGTGCAGAG GTACATCCAGAACCCACTGCTGCTGGACGGAAAGAAGTTCGACGTGCGCTCCTACCTGCTCATCGCCTGTGCCATGCCCTACATGGTCTTCTTCGGCCACGGCTACGCTCGCCTCACCCTCGGCCTTTACGATCCCCATTCCAGCGACCTCGGTGGCCATTTAACCAACCAG TTCATGCAGAAGAAGAGCCCCTTGTACCTGCTGCTCAAGGACGACACGGTATGGAGCATGGAGCACCTTAACCGCTACATCAACGACAAGTTCCGCGAGGCCAAGCGCCTCCCCCGGGACTGGGTCTTCACCACCTTCACG aAGCGGATGCAGCAGATCCTGGCCCACTGCTTCCTGTCTGTCAAATCCAAGCTCAAGTGCAAGCTGGGCTACTTTGACCTCATTGGCTGTGACTTCTTGATCGATGAAAACTTCAAG GTGTGGCTGCTGGAGATGAACTCCAACCCTGCCCTGCACACCAGCTGTGAAGTCCTGAGAGAGGTGATTCCAGGCGTGGTCATGGAGACCCTGG ACCTGGCACTCGAGACCTTCCAGAAGAGCCTGCGCAGCCAGAAGATGCTGCCGCTGCTGTCCCAGCGCCGCTTCGTGCTCCTGCACAACGGCGAGGCAGACCTGTGGCCGCGCCTGGGGGGCTCCCGCAGCGTCCCCCGCCCGCCGTCGCCGCCGCCCCGGCCCGCCTGCGACGCCGCGCCCGCCGCGCCCCCCGCTCTCCGCGCCGCCGGCAGGCCGGGCGCGCGCAGGCCCGCGCCGCGCCGGGGCCCCAGCGGCGCGCCCGGGCGGCCCTCCTCCGCACAGCGGCGCCCCCGGCCTCCGACCCCCGGCCCCGACGGCGCCCAGCGCGGGGACCCCGAGGCCCCGGGCGGCGGGCGGCCGCGAGTGGGCGGCGGGGAGCCGGCGCGGGAGCCTTCCCCGGGGTCGGCGGAGGAGGAGCGCAAGAACGCGGGCCACCGCGGCTCCTAG
- the TTLL10 gene encoding inactive polyglycylase TTLL10 isoform X1: MPTPDGQSLQARQSPQRREPPTRGSPNPGRWAAPLPGQGGPDCVPSSRARTTGCPKGPQRGGGRVFPEMPPPQCPSSRTHFLHRWGPPPRTQVGTKRGKRSRMAGVRRSRPRAAGWAHERSMGSHREEGLLQELSQLDQDAELDDADTARPRAALLEKHPLEGEKQPPGTGQGPFFYIGGTNGASVISSYCKSKGWQRIQDSRREDYKLKWCEVKCRDTYRSFREGEQLLYQLPNNQLLTTKIGLLSALREHARVLSKTSKPAPCAQAKSGKDTTPAPEELMWSSPGRLGPQRVLKMEDFFPETYRLDIRDEREAFFTLFDETQMWICKPTASNQGKGIFLLRNQEEVAALQAKTQSIEDDPTYRKMPFRAPQARVVQRYIQNPLLLDGKKFDVRSYLLIACAMPYMVFFGHGYARLTLGLYDPHSSDLGGHLTNQFMQKKSPLYLLLKDDTVWSMEHLNRYINDKFREAKRLPRDWVFTTFTKRMQQILAHCFLSVKSKLKCKLGYFDLIGCDFLIDENFKVWLLEMNSNPALHTSCEVLREVIPGVVMETLDLALETFQKSLRSQKMLPLLSQRRFVLLHNGEADLWPRLGGSRSVPRPPSPPPRPACDAAPAAPPALRAAGRPGARRPAPRRGPSGAPGRPSSAQRRPRPPTPGPDGAQRGDPEAPGGGRPRVGGGEPAREPSPGSAEEERKNAGHRGS, from the exons ATGCCGACGCCAGATGGACAGTCCCTGCAGGCCCGACAGTCACCACAGAGACGGGAGCCACCCACAAGAGGAAGCCCAAATCCAGGACGCTGGGCGGCACCCCTCCCCGGGCAGGGCGGGCCTGACTGTGTGCCCAGTTCAAGGGCTAGGACCACGGGCTGCCCGAAGGGCCCGCAGAGGGGTGGGGGCCGCGTCTTCCCAGAGATGCCCCCGCCCCAGTGCCCCAGCAGCCGCACCCACTTCCTCCACCGCTGGGGACCGCCTCCTCGGACCCAGGTTGGCACAAAGAGAGGCAAGCGGTCAAGGATGGCAGGGGTCCGGCGGAGCCGCCCCCGGGCAGCAG GCTGGGCCCATGAGAGATCAATGGGGAGCCACCGAGAGGAGGGGCTCCTACAGGAGCTAAGCCAGCTGGACCAAGATGCAG AGCTGGACGATGCTGACACCGCCAGGCCCCGGGCTGCCCTCCTGGAGAAGCACCCGCTGGAGGGGGAGAAGCAGCCGCCCGGCACCGGGCAGGGCCCCTTCTTCTACATCGGAGGCACCAACGGGGCCTCAGT AATCAGCTCCTATTGCAAAAGCAAGGGCTGGCAGCGCATCCAGGACAGCCGGCGGGAAGACTACAAGCTCAAGTGGTGCGAGGTCAAGTGCAGGGACACCTACCGCAGCTTCCGGGAAG GCGAGCAGCTGCTGTACCAGCTCCCCAACAACCAGCTCCTCACCACCAAGATCGGGCTTCTCAGCGCCCTGAGGGAGCACGCGCGGGTCCTCAGCAAGACCAGCAAGCCGGCCCCCTGCGCGCAGGCCAA ATCTGGAAAGGACACGACACCCGCCCCAGAAGAGCTCATGTGGAGCAGCCCAGGACGCCTTGGGCCACAGAG GGTCCTGAAAATGGAAGACTTTTTCCCAGAGACCTACCGTCTGGACATCAGGGATGAGAGAGAGGCTTTCTTCACCCTCTTTGATG AAACCCAGATGTGGATCTGCAAGCCCACCGCCTCCAACCAGGGCAAAGGCATCTTTCTGCTCCGGAACCAGGAGGAAGTCGCCGCCCTCCAAGCCAAGACCCAGAGCATCGAGGACGACCCCACCTACCGCAAGATGCCCTTCCGGGCGCCTCAGGCGCGGGTCGTGCAGAG GTACATCCAGAACCCACTGCTGCTGGACGGAAAGAAGTTCGACGTGCGCTCCTACCTGCTCATCGCCTGTGCCATGCCCTACATGGTCTTCTTCGGCCACGGCTACGCTCGCCTCACCCTCGGCCTTTACGATCCCCATTCCAGCGACCTCGGTGGCCATTTAACCAACCAG TTCATGCAGAAGAAGAGCCCCTTGTACCTGCTGCTCAAGGACGACACGGTATGGAGCATGGAGCACCTTAACCGCTACATCAACGACAAGTTCCGCGAGGCCAAGCGCCTCCCCCGGGACTGGGTCTTCACCACCTTCACG aAGCGGATGCAGCAGATCCTGGCCCACTGCTTCCTGTCTGTCAAATCCAAGCTCAAGTGCAAGCTGGGCTACTTTGACCTCATTGGCTGTGACTTCTTGATCGATGAAAACTTCAAG GTGTGGCTGCTGGAGATGAACTCCAACCCTGCCCTGCACACCAGCTGTGAAGTCCTGAGAGAGGTGATTCCAGGCGTGGTCATGGAGACCCTGG ACCTGGCACTCGAGACCTTCCAGAAGAGCCTGCGCAGCCAGAAGATGCTGCCGCTGCTGTCCCAGCGCCGCTTCGTGCTCCTGCACAACGGCGAGGCAGACCTGTGGCCGCGCCTGGGGGGCTCCCGCAGCGTCCCCCGCCCGCCGTCGCCGCCGCCCCGGCCCGCCTGCGACGCCGCGCCCGCCGCGCCCCCCGCTCTCCGCGCCGCCGGCAGGCCGGGCGCGCGCAGGCCCGCGCCGCGCCGGGGCCCCAGCGGCGCGCCCGGGCGGCCCTCCTCCGCACAGCGGCGCCCCCGGCCTCCGACCCCCGGCCCCGACGGCGCCCAGCGCGGGGACCCCGAGGCCCCGGGCGGCGGGCGGCCGCGAGTGGGCGGCGGGGAGCCGGCGCGGGAGCCTTCCCCGGGGTCGGCGGAGGAGGAGCGCAAGAACGCGGGCCACCGCGGCTCCTAG
- the LOC118881461 gene encoding uncharacterized protein LOC118881461 isoform X1 has protein sequence MGGGWQGMTAPSWRGSWEAPGVRLPASQWQCQQHGGCTNGSPAFSVGPTARGALPPLLHQQSVVSATEIPRGASQGSPSQGHGGWVVRRGLCPGGTRGLAPGQECTAGSGPLLGPTDPGLPSTRHPVSSPSSGGDQAMDGRHYQTVLDRRTRSNRVWWWVTFEHRYQTVLESSREIQHCPVRCPQRPRYASARGRGTDVSAPQPAGGTQAWRAGQSSFSSFPATSTHRGCRGRAWALC, from the exons ATGGGTGGGGGGTGGCAAGGGATGACGGCACCTTCCTGGAGAGGCTCCTGGGAGGCTCCAGGGGTGCGGCTGCCTGCGTCCCAGTGGCAGTGCCAGCAGCACGGGGGCTGCACCAACGGCTCGCCAGCCTTCAGCGTGGGGCCCACCGCCCGTGGAGCCCTCCCCCCACTATTACACCAACAGTCTGTTGTGTCTGCAACAGAAATCCCCCGTGGGGCGTCACAGGGCTCCCCCAGTCAGGGACACGGGGGCTGGGTGGTCAGGCGTGGCCTGTGCCCTGGGGGCACACGAGGGCTTGCGCCTGGGCAGGAGTGTACAGCTGGCTCAGGCCCACTGCTGGGACCCACGGACCCCGGCCTCCCCTCCACCAGGCATCCGGTGAGCAGCCCCTCCTCCGGTGGCGATCAGGCCATGGACGGACGGCATTACCAGACAGTATTAGACAGAAGGACCAGATCTAACCGTGTCTG GTGGTGGGTCACCTTTGAACATCGTTACCAGACAGTGTTAGAGTCGAGCCGAGAAATCCAGCACTGTCCAGTAAGATGCCCACAGAGGCCCCGGTACGCCTCGGCCCGAGGACGCGGGACAGACGTGAGCGCCCCACAGCCCGCAG GTGGCACGCAGGCCTGGAGAGCTGGCCAGAGCAGCTTCTCAAGTTTTCCGGCAACTTCCACCCACAGAGGCTGCAGGGGGAGGGCCTGGGCCCTGTGCTGA
- the LOC118881461 gene encoding uncharacterized protein LOC118881461 isoform X2 — MGPKSSDQWPREREGERRRHRGEKPAEDVAAAGGTRPQAPGRLELQRLGEAGRTRPRASGGSRWPPEPHPVSSPSSGGDQAMDGRHYQTVLDRRTRSNRVWWWVTFEHRYQTVLESSREIQHCPVRCPQRPRYASARGRGTDVSAPQPAGGTQAWRAGQSSFSSFPATSTHRGCRGRAWALC, encoded by the exons atgggccctaaatccagcgACCAGTGGCctcgggagagggagggagagcggAGGAGACACAGAGGCGAGAAGCCAGCTGAAGATGTGGCAGCAGCCGGAGGGACGCGGCCACAAGCTCCCGGACGCCTGGAGctccagaggctgggagaggcaggaaggacccgcCCCAGAGCCTCCGGAGGGAGCAGgtggcctccagaacc GCATCCGGTGAGCAGCCCCTCCTCCGGTGGCGATCAGGCCATGGACGGACGGCATTACCAGACAGTATTAGACAGAAGGACCAGATCTAACCGTGTCTG GTGGTGGGTCACCTTTGAACATCGTTACCAGACAGTGTTAGAGTCGAGCCGAGAAATCCAGCACTGTCCAGTAAGATGCCCACAGAGGCCCCGGTACGCCTCGGCCCGAGGACGCGGGACAGACGTGAGCGCCCCACAGCCCGCAG GTGGCACGCAGGCCTGGAGAGCTGGCCAGAGCAGCTTCTCAAGTTTTCCGGCAACTTCCACCCACAGAGGCTGCAGGGGGAGGGCCTGGGCCCTGTGCTGA